A DNA window from Camelina sativa cultivar DH55 chromosome 17, Cs, whole genome shotgun sequence contains the following coding sequences:
- the LOC104754229 gene encoding uncharacterized protein LOC104754229, producing MEHEETQKNQRSSWSLLRPFQMISVSLLSLLVPLSFLFLSRLSLSSFSAPVTVSGVFSLLHQVDVGVLYTILSPIIVSTLIHNLSGKPECSVLHAHLYICWIVLFIVQACVAFGIEGTMSTTMSINTDTSFSLASQERWVLVRVMFFLGLHEVMLMWFRVVVKPVVDDTVFGVYVEEERWSERAIVAVTFGLMWWWRLRDEVESLVVVAEVKRNLLIRLGGLDFLNWWMYYICVGIGLVKIFKAFLFFVNMLILAIKRSRKGCESFVVDMCNDNNV from the coding sequence ATGGAACATGAAGAAACACAGAAGAACCAGAGAAGCAGCTGGTCACTGCTTCGACCATTTCAAATGATCTCTGTTAGCCTTCTTAGTCTCCTCGtccctctctctttcctcttcctttcacgtctctctctctcctctttctcagcTCCAGTCACCGTCTCCGGCGTATTCTCCCTTCTTCACCAGGTCGATGTTGGAGTCTTATACACAATCTTATCTCCTATCATCGTCTCCACTTTAATCCACAATCTCTCCGGAAAACCAGAATGCTCTGTTCTCCATGCCCATCTATACATCTGCTGGATCGTTCTCTTCATCGTCCAAGCTTGCGTTGCCTTTGGAATAGAAGGAACCATGAGCACGACCATGTCTATAAATACAGACACAAGCTTTTCTCTTGCTTCTCAAGAAAGGTGGGTTTTGGTTAGGGTTATGTTCTTTTTGGGCCTACACGAAGTGATGCTGATGTGGTTCAGAGTCGTGGTTAAGCCGGTGGTTGACGACACTGTTTTCGGGGTTTACGTGGAAGAGGAGAGATGGTCGGAGAGAGCCATCGTGGCGGTGACTTTTGGTCTAATGTGGTGGTGGAGGCTAAGAGATGAGGTTGAAAGTTTGGTGGTCGTTGCAGAGGTTAAACGAAACCTTCTGATTCGTTTGGGAGGTCTCGATTTTTTGAACTGGTGGATGTATTACATCTGTGTTGGAATTGGTTTGGTTAAGATCTTCAAagcgtttttgttttttgtgaatATGTTAATTTTGGCCATCAAGAGGTCGAGAAAAGGCTGTGAATCGTTTGTTGTTGATATGTGTAATGATAATAACGTGTAA
- the LOC104754228 gene encoding ATP-dependent Clp protease proteolytic subunit 5, chloroplastic, with amino-acid sequence MAHACVSTSASSLRFTAGFVSASPNGSSFDSPKLSLPFEPLRSRKTKKLVSDRKNSTPKAVYSGNLWTPETPSPQGVWSMRDDLQVPSSPYFPVYAQGQGPPPMVQERFQSIISQLFQYRIIRCGGAVDDDMANIIVAQLLYLDAVDPTKDIVMYVNSPGGSVTAGMAIFDTMRHIRPDVSTVCVGLAASMGAFLLSAGTKGKRYSLPNSRIMIHQPLGGAQGGQTDIDIQANEMLHHKANLNGYLAYHTGQSLEKINQDTDRDFFMSAKEAKEYGLIDGVIMNPLKALQPLAAA; translated from the exons atggctCATGCTTGCGTCTCTACATCGGCTTCTTCTCTCAGATTTACAGCTGGATTCGTCTCCGCTAGTCCCAATGGCTCCTCTTTCGATTCTCCCAAGCTCTCTCTCCCTTTCGAGCCCCTTCGTTCAAG gaagacgaagaagttaGTTAGCGATAGGAAGAATTCAACTCCGAAAGCTGTATATTCCGGCAATCTCTGGACACCGGAGACTCCATCTCCTCAAGGAGTTTGGTCCATGAG AGATGATTTGCAAGTTCCTTCGTCACCGTATTTTCCTGTGTATGCTCAAGGACAAGGACCACCTCCTATGGTGCAAGAGCGTTTCCAGAGTATCATTAGTCAGCTCTTCCAATAT AGGATTATTCGTTGTGGTGGTGCTGTTGATGATGATATGGCAAACATTATTGTAGCTCAGCTTCTGTACCTTGATGCTGTTGATCCTACTAAG GATATTGTCATGTATGTTAATTCTCCTGGTGGATCAGTTACAGCTG GAATGGCTATCTTCGATACTATGAGGCATATCCGGCCTGATGTCTCCACTGTTTGTGTCGGTCTAGCTGCTAG TATGGGAGCTTTTCTGCTGAGTGCTGGAACCAAAG GGAAAAGATACAGTCTACCAAACTCAAGGATAATGATCCATCAGCCGCTTGGTGGAGCTCAAGGTGGCCAAACCGACATCGACATTCAG GCAAATGAGATGCTGCATCACAAGGCGAACCTAAACGGATATCTCGCGTATCACACTGGTCAAAGCCTGGAGAAGATAAACCAGGACACAGACCGTGATTTCTTCATGAGTGCTAAGGAAGCAAAAGAGTATGGACTTATCGATGGTGTTATCATGAATCCTCTTAAAGCTCTCCAGCCACTTGCAGCTGCTTAA